One window of the Epinephelus moara isolate mb chromosome 22, YSFRI_EMoa_1.0, whole genome shotgun sequence genome contains the following:
- the cdc42se1 gene encoding CDC42 small effector protein 1 isoform X2, whose amino-acid sequence MPQDYPVAAVPPQVCRAAAESGGQPLDKRSIGMSEFWHKMGCCVVAKPPPKKKRRKIDRSMIGEPTNFIHLTHIGSGEMAEGLQPECIKLT is encoded by the exons ATGCCCCAGGATTATCCAGTGGCTGCAGTTCCACCCCAGGTCTGCAGGGCGGCAGCAGAGAGCGGCGGTCAGCCGCTGGATAAGCGGAGCATCGGCATGAGCGAGTTCTGGCACAAGATGGGCTGCTGTGTGGTGGCTAAACCACCGCCG aagaagaagaggaggaagattgATCGCAGTATGATCGGAGAACCAACAAACTTCATTCACCTCACACACATCGGCTCCGGAGAGATGGCAGAGGGCCTGCAGCCG gAGTGTATTAAACTGACGTAG
- the cdc42se1 gene encoding CDC42 small effector protein 1 isoform X1 codes for MPQDYPVAAVPPQVCRAAAESGGQPLDKRSIGMSEFWHKMGCCVVAKPPPKKKRRKIDRSMIGEPTNFIHLTHIGSGEMAEGLQPSGSVQEQMRSKGPNMNGRNSLL; via the exons ATGCCCCAGGATTATCCAGTGGCTGCAGTTCCACCCCAGGTCTGCAGGGCGGCAGCAGAGAGCGGCGGTCAGCCGCTGGATAAGCGGAGCATCGGCATGAGCGAGTTCTGGCACAAGATGGGCTGCTGTGTGGTGGCTAAACCACCGCCG aagaagaagaggaggaagattgATCGCAGTATGATCGGAGAACCAACAAACTTCATTCACCTCACACACATCGGCTCCGGAGAGATGGCAGAGGGCCTGCAGCCG TCGGGGTCGGTTCAAGAACAAATGAGgtctaaaggcccgaacatgAACGGCAGGAACAGCCTGTTATAG